In a genomic window of Pseudomonadota bacterium:
- a CDS encoding ABC transporter permease, whose protein sequence is MRFKYRKIISPICVLAIWEIIGRFIWVDPFFFPPPSAMLKELYAMIITGEVFPHIAISIARAFSGYILAAIAGLTIGLLVAWSTVVEDIIDPLIELIRPISTFALVPVMFIWFGIGNGSKVAIIFKACFFPIVLNTIAGIKGVDKKLIQAARSLGANGFQLWIKVLIPAALPMIVTGMRISTAMSMLAIVGVEMLAADSGIGFLVIDAQRTFATARMFAGIIVISSIGFSMDRIARIIQNRVLTWHTETSLSGGMA, encoded by the coding sequence ATGAGGTTTAAATACAGAAAAATCATCTCTCCCATATGTGTGCTTGCAATATGGGAAATCATCGGCCGTTTTATCTGGGTGGATCCTTTCTTTTTCCCGCCTCCGTCCGCAATGCTTAAGGAATTGTATGCAATGATAATTACCGGTGAGGTATTTCCGCACATTGCTATCAGTATTGCCCGTGCATTTAGCGGATACATTCTCGCAGCAATTGCAGGTCTGACTATAGGACTTCTTGTAGCATGGTCAACAGTTGTCGAAGATATTATCGATCCGCTTATAGAATTGATCAGACCGATTTCCACCTTTGCGTTGGTGCCTGTTATGTTTATCTGGTTCGGTATAGGAAACGGCTCTAAAGTGGCGATTATTTTTAAAGCATGTTTTTTTCCTATAGTCTTAAATACAATTGCAGGAATCAAAGGTGTAGATAAAAAACTCATTCAGGCTGCGCGTTCACTTGGTGCAAATGGTTTTCAGTTATGGATTAAAGTACTTATACCGGCAGCCCTTCCCATGATTGTTACCGGTATGAGGATTTCGACCGCCATGTCAATGCTCGCAATTGTAGGAGTGGAAATGCTTGCTGCCGATTCCGGAATAGGCTTTCTAGTTATAGATGCACAACGAACATTTGCCACAGCGAGAATGTTTGCAGGAATTATCGTTATTTCATCTATAGGGTTTAGTATGGACCGCATTGCCCGAATTATCCAGAACAGGGTACTGACATGGCATACCGAAACCTCTTTATCCGGGGGAATGGCATAA
- a CDS encoding molybdopterin-dependent oxidoreductase → MKKRIFIGEETAKGYTRREFLKYLELAGISVTIGGAGFFAGCSNKVDSLAGAKEFITRCGLCGSDCGMKTYIKNDRIVAVVPNKDDPNSKGFMCDMGLANVEQTYSPDRILNPGKRVGDKWVDISWDEALNIISEKLSKLKIDYGPQSTVCHYGVTEVRAPFYRQLFRRFSNVYGTPNFTGCGSQCAVSTMMAKKYSIGSVHPDYENTKCMVQWGSNPSSSSLLEWFSKVLPARERGAKLICIDPRANPMTQMADIHLKPRPGTDGVLALAMTNIILGNNLYHTDIAEKYGVGFSEYEELVKKYKPELAETITGIPAKDIINATMMYAENSPACIETGNALELHINGVQTIRSVMLIQALCGNVNVKGGMISSGEKVRLTDMELDDYKPFTSKGYSADRYPVLWQSRKMVTANLLPDTVLTGKPYPVKALMVIGGNPIVTGPNSSHQRKAYKKMDLVVVYDLFMTETAKMADIFLPATSCLERDNIKIRDRIYISPKVIPEQGNAWPEWKLWFELAKKMGYEKEFPWATLDEAIDEHLSPINITAADLRENFNGIDHPLKSGNMKELEEKIKTPSGKIEFHSQTLADAGYNPLPDYVEPYEGPADKKLLAKYPLLMTSGIRIPYYIHSQFRNLASLKAKSPGPVIEMNPADASSLGISEGNNVSISSLRGSIQAKAQLNKSLKSGIVAMSHGWSKSNVNELTDDSAQSLDPISSFPGYRGFLCKVEKV, encoded by the coding sequence ATGAAAAAAAGAATCTTCATAGGTGAAGAAACAGCTAAGGGATATACAAGGAGGGAGTTTCTTAAATATTTGGAGCTTGCAGGAATCAGTGTAACAATAGGCGGTGCAGGCTTTTTCGCAGGATGCAGTAATAAAGTTGATTCTCTTGCCGGGGCTAAGGAATTCATCACAAGATGCGGTCTTTGCGGATCTGATTGCGGCATGAAGACATATATCAAAAATGATCGGATTGTTGCAGTTGTACCAAACAAGGATGATCCCAACAGCAAAGGGTTTATGTGCGATATGGGGCTTGCAAATGTTGAACAAACATATTCTCCGGATAGAATTCTTAATCCAGGAAAGCGGGTCGGCGATAAATGGGTGGATATTTCGTGGGATGAAGCATTAAATATTATTTCGGAAAAACTGTCAAAACTTAAAATTGATTATGGCCCCCAATCAACAGTCTGCCATTATGGAGTTACCGAGGTAAGAGCACCTTTTTACAGGCAGTTATTCAGGCGGTTTTCGAATGTTTACGGAACTCCAAATTTTACCGGCTGTGGAAGCCAGTGCGCAGTTTCAACTATGATGGCAAAAAAATACAGCATAGGTTCTGTTCACCCTGATTATGAAAATACTAAATGCATGGTTCAATGGGGAAGCAATCCGTCATCTTCAAGCCTTCTTGAATGGTTTAGTAAAGTACTGCCTGCCAGGGAAAGAGGTGCAAAACTTATCTGCATTGATCCAAGAGCAAATCCCATGACTCAAATGGCAGATATTCATCTTAAGCCGCGTCCCGGAACAGACGGGGTGCTTGCTCTGGCAATGACAAATATAATTTTAGGAAATAATCTTTATCACACGGATATTGCAGAAAAATACGGTGTCGGGTTTTCTGAATATGAAGAGCTTGTTAAAAAATATAAACCTGAGCTGGCAGAAACTATAACGGGGATTCCGGCAAAGGATATTATAAATGCAACAATGATGTATGCCGAAAATTCGCCTGCGTGTATTGAAACAGGCAATGCATTGGAACTTCATATAAACGGAGTGCAGACAATCAGGTCTGTTATGTTGATACAAGCTTTATGCGGAAATGTGAATGTAAAGGGAGGTATGATTTCTTCCGGAGAAAAAGTCAGGCTTACAGATATGGAATTAGATGATTATAAGCCATTCACATCCAAAGGATATTCTGCCGACCGGTATCCCGTTTTGTGGCAGTCAAGAAAAATGGTAACCGCAAATCTTCTTCCGGATACCGTTTTGACGGGTAAACCATATCCTGTTAAGGCGCTTATGGTTATTGGAGGTAATCCGATTGTAACAGGCCCCAACTCTTCACATCAGAGAAAAGCCTATAAGAAAATGGATTTGGTAGTTGTATATGATCTATTTATGACAGAGACTGCGAAAATGGCCGATATATTTCTGCCTGCAACATCATGTCTTGAAAGAGACAATATCAAGATAAGGGATAGGATTTATATCAGTCCAAAGGTTATACCCGAACAGGGAAATGCCTGGCCGGAGTGGAAGCTCTGGTTTGAGCTTGCAAAGAAGATGGGCTATGAAAAAGAATTTCCATGGGCGACCCTGGATGAAGCAATAGATGAACACCTTTCTCCCATCAATATTACCGCTGCGGATCTGAGGGAAAATTTTAATGGTATTGATCATCCTTTAAAGTCGGGGAACATGAAAGAACTGGAGGAAAAAATAAAGACTCCATCCGGGAAAATTGAATTTCATTCACAAACATTGGCAGATGCCGGATATAACCCGTTGCCGGACTATGTTGAACCGTACGAAGGACCTGCCGACAAAAAACTGCTTGCAAAATATCCGCTTCTCATGACCTCCGGCATACGGATACCATACTATATTCATTCCCAGTTTAGAAATCTTGCTTCGCTTAAAGCAAAATCACCAGGTCCTGTGATTGAGATGAATCCGGCCGATGCTTCATCTCTTGGAATATCCGAAGGAAATAATGTATCAATAAGCTCTCTTAGAGGCAGCATCCAGGCAAAGGCACAACTTAATAAAAGCCTGAAATCCGGAATAGTAGCCATGTCTCATGGATGGTCAAAAAGTAATGTAAACGAATTGACAGACGATTCGGCTCAATCTCTGGACCCGATAAGCTCTTTTCCGGGGTATAGAGGATTTTTGTGTAAAGTTGAAAAAGTATAG
- a CDS encoding 4Fe-4S dicluster domain-containing protein, with translation MKNTGMLATTVSFPILRSKEDVLRPPGAASDFLSKCIRCGKCVEACPYDSIRLLGADSGLNIYTPYIDPVKTPCYLCRTTGTDGKSKPLGKYLRCGKACPTGALKPILNDIEVLSKLPKEMKIGTANLNRKLCVAWQFSFCGECYFNCPLKDRALLSRPPDEEVSRSGISPYVNQKACIGCGRCVFVCPVRKFNAKFINETNVPDYFQLRYGALVERIIAQNRDNAQLPAIRVLKNKSDR, from the coding sequence TTGAAAAATACCGGTATGTTGGCTACCACAGTATCTTTTCCGATATTAAGAAGTAAAGAAGATGTCTTAAGGCCGCCTGGTGCCGCATCTGATTTTCTTTCAAAATGTATCAGATGCGGCAAATGTGTCGAAGCATGTCCTTATGACAGTATTCGTTTATTAGGGGCCGATTCCGGTCTTAATATTTATACACCATATATAGATCCTGTAAAAACCCCCTGTTATTTATGCCGGACAACAGGGACAGACGGAAAATCAAAGCCTCTTGGAAAATACTTGCGCTGTGGAAAAGCATGCCCGACAGGAGCACTAAAACCAATACTCAACGATATAGAAGTTTTATCAAAGCTTCCAAAAGAAATGAAAATCGGGACAGCAAATCTTAACAGGAAGCTTTGTGTGGCATGGCAGTTTAGTTTTTGCGGAGAATGTTATTTCAATTGCCCGCTTAAAGACAGAGCACTTCTTTCAAGGCCGCCTGATGAAGAAGTATCAAGAAGCGGCATATCGCCTTATGTTAATCAAAAAGCCTGTATCGGATGTGGCCGGTGTGTTTTTGTCTGTCCGGTAAGAAAATTCAATGCAAAATTTATAAACGAAACTAATGTGCCGGATTATTTTCAGCTAAGATACGGTGCTCTTGTGGAAAGAATTATTGCACAAAATAGAGATAATGCACAATTGCCGGCAATTAGAGTATTAAAAAACAAGTCGGACAGATGA
- a CDS encoding ABC transporter substrate-binding protein, which yields MYFKKITIMIISVTAIVLLNSYPCLAKDFPLGGMKVTYGRSIDDLPLYVGIEEGFWEKEGLKVELVRLVGEQNIIASALHGDINAGHIAPASFFYAAYRKIPIKIVAWLGRAHNGTRCGLHADATNVEIQKITDLQGKRIATSGDVSAKMILRETLIKAGLSFDDIHEIKGIKLDEAMKHEAALRSKGVDVIIA from the coding sequence ATGTATTTTAAAAAAATTACAATTATGATCATATCCGTTACTGCAATTGTATTACTCAATTCATATCCCTGCCTTGCCAAAGACTTTCCGCTGGGCGGCATGAAGGTCACTTACGGAAGAAGTATAGACGATCTTCCGCTTTACGTGGGAATTGAAGAGGGGTTTTGGGAAAAAGAAGGACTCAAAGTCGAGCTTGTAAGACTTGTAGGTGAACAAAACATTATCGCTTCAGCGCTTCATGGCGACATAAATGCCGGTCATATTGCACCTGCATCATTTTTTTATGCCGCATACAGAAAAATTCCCATAAAGATCGTTGCATGGCTCGGCAGGGCGCATAATGGCACAAGATGCGGTCTTCATGCGGATGCAACAAACGTTGAAATACAAAAAATTACTGATCTACAAGGTAAAAGGATTGCAACCAGCGGAGACGTAAGCGCTAAGATGATTCTTCGCGAAACCTTGATAAAAGCCGGGTTAAGCTTTGATGATATTCATGAAATCAAAGGAATTAAGCTCGATGAGGCCATGAAGCATGAAGCTGCCTTAAGGTCAAAAGGCGTTGATGTAATAATCGCCTGA
- a CDS encoding ABC transporter substrate-binding protein: MLEMHGASRLLFSFNDAIPGYVFSGLFFTDEYLRENPEKAKAFLRGLVRSFDYIKNNEKEARRWIPKYCGVEMKVAMRSALRHFEDGREPIKQLYKQQDIMIENGHLPGRIPIEDFIDYSYLPDKN, encoded by the coding sequence ATGCTGGAGATGCATGGTGCGAGTCGGCTGCTTTTTTCATTCAATGATGCAATCCCAGGATATGTATTTTCAGGATTGTTTTTTACGGATGAGTATCTTCGTGAAAACCCGGAAAAAGCAAAAGCCTTTTTACGGGGCCTTGTCAGGTCATTTGATTATATAAAAAACAATGAAAAAGAAGCAAGACGCTGGATACCGAAATATTGCGGAGTTGAAATGAAAGTGGCCATGCGCTCTGCCCTGAGGCATTTTGAAGACGGAAGGGAACCTATTAAACAGTTATACAAACAGCAGGACATCATGATTGAAAACGGCCATCTTCCGGGAAGAATTCCCATAGAAGATTTTATCGATTACAGTTATCTGCCAGATAAAAATTGA